In the Sandaracinus amylolyticus genome, CGACAAGCTGCTCTCGCGCGGCGACGCCGACGAGCCGATGAAGCTCTTCGTCGACTTCATGGGGCGCGAGCCCGACCTGAACGCGCTGCTCGAGCGCAACGGGCTGCTCCCGCCGACGGCGCCGGGCGAGATGCCGGACGCGACCTGAGCCCTTGCCGGAGTGCTCGTCCCGCGGGTCCCGGACGGGAGCGCGCGAAGCGCGCGGAGGGTAGGGACCTGCGGGCGAGCCGATTTGTTGAGTCGGAGTGCTCGTCCCGCGGGTCCCGGACGGGAGCGCGCGAAGCGCGCGGAGGGTAGGGACCTGCGGGCGAGCCGATTCTTCGAGCCGAGCGCGACGGCGATCACACTCTGATAGCCTCGCGAGCCGATGGCAGCGCGAGCTCTGGGTGTGATCGCCGCGTCGTTCGTGGTGCTCGTCGCGTGCGGGGATCCCGACGATCCAGCACCGGATGCCGCGACCGACGCAGTCGTCGTGTGCACGAGCGACGAGCAGTGCGGCGACGGAGCCTTCTGCAACGGCGAAGAGCTCTGTCTGCCGCGCTCGCCGAGCGCCGATGCGCGCGGGTGCGCGCCCGATCGCGCCGCGTGTCAGGACGATCAGGTCTGCGACGAGGAGGCCGATCGCTGCCGCCAGGACTGCGCCGTCGCGACCGACGCCGACGGAGACGGCGCCGACGCGATCGACTGCGGCGGCGAGGACTGCGACGACACCCGCGCCGACGTGCGTCCCGACGCGACCGAGGTCTGCGATCCCGACGGGCTCGACGAGGACTGCGATCCCACGACGTTCGGCGATCGCGACGCCGACGGCGACGATCACCTCGACGCCGCGTGCTGCAACGGCGATCGCTGCGGCGACGACTGCGACGACTCCGACGACGCGGTGTTCCCCGGACAGGTCGAGGCGTGCAACGAGCGCGACGACGACTGCGACGAAGACACCGACGAGACCGTGCTCGTGCGCTACGTCCGCGACGGAGATCGCGACGGCCACGGCGCGGAGGACGCGACCGACACGGTGCTCGCGTGCGCGCCGCCCGCGGGATACGCCGAGGTCGCCGACGACTGCGACGACACGATCGGGAGCGTGCACCCCGGCGCATACGATCGCTGTGATGGCACCGTCGACGACGACTGCAGCGGCACCGCCGACGATCCGCCCGGCGGCTGCGCGTGCGCGAACGGCACGTCGCGCACCTGTCCGCTGCCCGGCGCGTGCGGCGCGAGCACCCAGACCTGCGTCGCGGGCACGTGGCCCGAGTGCGCGGTGATCGCGACCGAGGAGGTCTGCGGCAACGGGCTCGACGAGGACTGCGACGGAGCCGCGGACGACGGCTGCACGTGCGACGAGCCGGTGCGCTTCTGCGGCATCGACGTGGGCGCGTGCGAGCGCGGCGTGCAGGTCTGCGCGACCGACGGCGCGTGGAGCGCGTGCTTCGACGCGATCGATCCGACGCCCGAGACCTGCAACGAGATCGACGACGACTGCGACGGCACCGTCGACGAGGGCGTGTTCTTCCGGTGCTGGGAGGACGGCGACGGCGACGGCTACGCCACGCTCACCGCGGCGGTGACCGCGATGTGCCGGACCTCGTGCCCCGCGGGGACCACCTCGCGCGATCCCGCGAGCGTCGCGCAGCGCGACTGCGATCCCGGCGACGGGCGCGCGTTCCCCGGTCAGACCAACGGCTTCGGAACCCCGCGCGCCTCCGGCGGCTTCGACTTCGACTGCAGCGGCGCGGCGACGATCACGTCGTTCATCCTGAGCTCGTGCGCGGACGACGGAAGCGGCGGGTGCGTCGCCGACGAGGGCATCGCTGCCCCGGGCCCGTGCGGATCGCAGACGACCTTCCTCGTGTGCGCGCCGATGAGCAATGGCTCGAGCGGGACGCACTGCGAGCAGGCCTTCGTGTGCGGCCCGGCCGAGGACTGCGGCGACCAGAACCGCGTGGCGTGCCGATGAGATCGACGCTCCTCCTCGCGCTCGTGCTCGTCGCGTGTGGCGATCCATCTCCCGCGATCGACGGCGGCACCGACGCGTTCCGCGCGTGCACGAGCGACGACGAGTGCGACGACGGAACCTTCTGCAACGGCGCGGAGCGTTGCGATCCCGATCGCGAGGGCGCGGATGCTCGCGGTTGCGTGACCGGACGCGCGCCCTGCAGCGCGCTCCAGGTGTGCGACGAGGATCGCGAGTCGTGCGCGACCGACTGCCTCGCCACGCGCGACGCCGACCAGGACGGAGCGCGCGCCGTCGAGTGCGGCGGCGACGACTGCGACGACGCCTATCCCGAGGCGTTCCCCGGCGCGACCGAGGTCTGCGATCCCGACGATCGCGACGAGGACTGCGACCCGACGACGTTCGGCGAGCGCGACGCCGACGACGACGGCTTCTTCGACGGCGCGTGCTGCAACGGATCGACGTGCGGCGACGACTGCGACGACGGTCGCGCCGCCGTGCGACCCGACGCGGTCGAGGTGTGCGACGAGCGCGATCAGGACTGCGACGCGCTCGTCGACGAGACGGTCA is a window encoding:
- a CDS encoding putative metal-binding motif-containing protein produces the protein MAARALGVIAASFVVLVACGDPDDPAPDAATDAVVVCTSDEQCGDGAFCNGEELCLPRSPSADARGCAPDRAACQDDQVCDEEADRCRQDCAVATDADGDGADAIDCGGEDCDDTRADVRPDATEVCDPDGLDEDCDPTTFGDRDADGDDHLDAACCNGDRCGDDCDDSDDAVFPGQVEACNERDDDCDEDTDETVLVRYVRDGDRDGHGAEDATDTVLACAPPAGYAEVADDCDDTIGSVHPGAYDRCDGTVDDDCSGTADDPPGGCACANGTSRTCPLPGACGASTQTCVAGTWPECAVIATEEVCGNGLDEDCDGAADDGCTCDEPVRFCGIDVGACERGVQVCATDGAWSACFDAIDPTPETCNEIDDDCDGTVDEGVFFRCWEDGDGDGYATLTAAVTAMCRTSCPAGTTSRDPASVAQRDCDPGDGRAFPGQTNGFGTPRASGGFDFDCSGAATITSFILSSCADDGSGGCVADEGIAAPGPCGSQTTFLVCAPMSNGSSGTHCEQAFVCGPAEDCGDQNRVACR